A single region of the Geobacillus subterraneus genome encodes:
- a CDS encoding sugar ABC transporter ATP-binding protein translates to MEQPLLSMEGISKSFNGIKVLDSVSFSLRKGEVHALMGGNGAGKSTLMKILTGVYQADEGEIFIEGKKVSINNTEDAERNYISMIFQEFSLVPTLTVAQNIFLTREPKNAIGILNDKECIAKTKELLKELEVDINPTDIIGNLGVGYWQMTEIAKALSQNAKILIMDEPTSSLTKKETEILFNFINKLKKKGISIIYISHRMDEIFQICDRITILRDGKKIATESCDEITMETVIQHMVGADLDKAFEWKERFYSIEGTPILEVKNLSSGTKVKDISFRLYPGEILGVAGLMGSGRSEMVRAIFGIDPIDGGEIFVKGKKHTIKSPTDAIAAGLALIPEDRRMQGLILQHSVKENIILPIISKIKKGVFLDERKANKIAEKFVERLNIKTDDIFKTAGLLSGGNQQKIVLAKWLANNPDILILDEPTIGVDIAAKTEIIDIIRELADSGKSILVISSELPELLAVSDRIIVVHEGRVVKELKRKEIDSEEVLQHAIQGTK, encoded by the coding sequence ATGGAGCAACCTCTACTATCTATGGAAGGAATTTCAAAATCTTTTAATGGTATTAAGGTTCTTGATTCCGTAAGCTTCTCACTAAGAAAAGGAGAAGTTCACGCCCTTATGGGAGGAAACGGTGCTGGAAAATCAACATTGATGAAAATATTAACAGGGGTTTATCAAGCTGATGAAGGAGAAATTTTTATAGAAGGAAAAAAAGTGTCTATTAATAATACGGAAGATGCGGAAAGAAATTATATATCAATGATTTTCCAAGAGTTTAGCTTAGTTCCGACGTTAACTGTTGCTCAGAATATATTTTTAACGAGGGAACCAAAAAACGCAATTGGAATTCTTAATGATAAAGAATGTATTGCAAAAACAAAAGAATTATTGAAGGAATTGGAAGTTGATATCAATCCAACAGATATTATCGGAAACCTTGGTGTAGGTTATTGGCAAATGACTGAAATTGCGAAAGCTTTATCACAGAATGCAAAAATTTTAATCATGGATGAACCAACTTCATCCTTAACTAAAAAAGAAACAGAAATTCTTTTTAATTTTATAAACAAGCTAAAAAAGAAAGGGATTTCCATTATTTATATATCACACCGTATGGATGAAATCTTTCAAATTTGCGATCGAATTACGATTTTACGTGACGGCAAAAAAATTGCTACTGAAAGTTGTGACGAGATCACTATGGAAACAGTAATTCAGCATATGGTAGGTGCTGATTTAGATAAAGCATTTGAATGGAAAGAAAGATTTTATTCGATTGAAGGAACTCCTATTTTAGAAGTAAAAAATCTCTCGTCTGGAACAAAAGTAAAAGATATTAGTTTTCGTTTATATCCTGGGGAGATTCTTGGTGTTGCCGGATTAATGGGGAGCGGGAGATCGGAGATGGTCCGCGCCATCTTTGGAATCGATCCAATAGATGGCGGAGAAATTTTTGTAAAAGGGAAAAAACATACAATTAAAAGTCCTACTGATGCAATTGCTGCAGGTCTCGCACTTATTCCGGAAGACCGAAGAATGCAAGGACTCATACTTCAACATAGTGTAAAAGAAAATATTATTTTGCCTATTATTTCCAAAATAAAAAAAGGAGTCTTTTTAGATGAGCGAAAGGCAAATAAGATAGCTGAAAAGTTTGTTGAAAGGCTAAATATTAAGACGGATGATATTTTTAAAACAGCTGGATTGTTATCTGGAGGGAACCAGCAAAAAATTGTTTTAGCAAAATGGTTAGCGAATAACCCTGATATCTTGATTTTAGATGAACCAACTATTGGGGTGGATATTGCGGCGAAAACGGAGATTATTGATATTATTCGTGAATTGGCGGATAGTGGAAAATCAATATTAGTCATTTCTTCAGAACTTCCTGAGCTTCTCGCAGTAAGTGATCGAATCATTGTAGTTCATGAAGGTAGAGTTGTTAAGGAGTTGAAAAGAAAAGAGATTGATTCAGAGGAGGTGCTCCAACATGCCATCCAAGGTACAAAATAA
- a CDS encoding ABC transporter permease, translating into MPSKVQNNLSPAKRLKAFDWRNYIVYIAFVGVIIYFSITLHDEGFLTTSNLLNIARQTAMISIMGVAMTFVISTGEIDLSVGSITALASLTAALALQAGLGLFGGIAAGLGTGLAIGIINGLLITKVAIPSFLVTLGMMGIVKGLAMWITGTAPVPIVHSTFNFLFGSGDIGSIPILLIWTLIITIIGHIILKKTAFGRQTLATGGNEMAAKFSGVKTSKIKFLVFVGSGLMAGFAGMLYAGRMHAGRYTFGEGDELSVIAAVILGGTSLFGGVGTVIGTVIGSLMIGTINNGLIIMGLDVSQQMIVKGLIIILAVAFGRKTLKK; encoded by the coding sequence ATGCCATCCAAGGTACAAAATAATTTAAGTCCTGCCAAACGATTAAAAGCATTTGATTGGCGAAATTATATTGTATATATTGCGTTCGTTGGTGTTATCATCTATTTTTCTATTACTTTACATGATGAAGGATTTTTAACAACGTCCAATTTATTAAATATCGCACGACAAACCGCGATGATCTCGATTATGGGAGTAGCGATGACTTTTGTTATCAGCACGGGTGAAATTGACCTTTCTGTCGGCTCAATTACTGCATTAGCTTCGTTAACAGCTGCATTAGCACTCCAAGCGGGTCTTGGATTATTTGGAGGAATCGCTGCTGGATTAGGAACGGGGCTGGCGATTGGAATCATCAATGGGCTTCTTATTACCAAAGTGGCAATCCCCTCTTTTCTTGTAACGCTAGGGATGATGGGAATTGTAAAGGGATTAGCGATGTGGATTACAGGTACGGCACCAGTTCCAATTGTTCATTCAACGTTTAATTTTTTATTTGGCTCGGGTGACATTGGCTCAATTCCTATTTTATTAATTTGGACTCTCATTATTACTATTATTGGTCATATTATTTTGAAAAAGACAGCTTTTGGAAGACAAACATTAGCAACCGGCGGAAATGAGATGGCTGCAAAATTTTCAGGTGTGAAAACCTCAAAAATTAAATTTTTAGTCTTTGTAGGATCCGGTTTGATGGCTGGATTTGCTGGAATGTTATATGCAGGGCGGATGCACGCAGGGAGATATACATTTGGTGAAGGCGATGAACTATCTGTGATTGCAGCTGTTATTCTTGGTGGAACAAGTTTATTTGGCGGAGTTGGTACAGTTATTGGAACAGTCATTGGTTCATTAATGATTGGTACGATTAACAATGGTTTAATCATAATGGGGCTTGATGTTAGTCAACAAATGATTGTGAAAGGATTAATCATTATTTTAGCTGTAGCATTCGGAAGAAAAACATTAAAGAAATAG
- a CDS encoding Gfo/Idh/MocA family protein — protein MSIIKVGIIGTGFSAKSHIEALRRLNGIEVAAISASTLEKAKKTAEQFAIPKFYGSVDDLIRDPEIDVIHNCTPNYLHYHINKKVLESGKHLLSEKPLAMTSEESRELVELAKSKNVVAGVCFNYRHYPLVAQAKELIQKGEYGPVHFVHGTYLQDWLLYDTDYNWRLDTKRNGKSRAIADIGSHWCDTVQYVLNKKIVEVFADLKTVHPIRKRPIGEVETFKSKGQEAFEEIQVDSEDCGSVMVHFEDGTHGVFVVSQVNAGRKNCLTFEIAAKSGTLYWNQEEPNKLWIGRRDEANIELVRDPSLLSAFPASLAHYPGGHQEGWPDGLKNLFIDFYQAVKTSPNPSSTSFATIEDGHHIMQLIEAILKSNEEKRWVKVQTGQEVFQ, from the coding sequence ATGTCGATCATCAAAGTAGGAATTATTGGAACGGGATTTTCTGCGAAATCGCATATAGAAGCTTTAAGACGATTGAATGGTATTGAAGTGGCAGCGATCAGTGCCAGTACGTTAGAGAAGGCAAAAAAAACAGCAGAGCAGTTTGCGATTCCAAAATTTTATGGAAGTGTAGATGATTTAATTCGTGATCCGGAAATTGATGTGATTCACAACTGCACTCCGAACTATCTACACTATCATATCAATAAAAAAGTGTTAGAATCCGGTAAGCATTTACTATCGGAAAAACCGCTGGCAATGACGAGTGAAGAGTCACGCGAATTAGTGGAGTTGGCTAAATCAAAAAATGTAGTAGCCGGAGTATGTTTTAACTATCGGCATTATCCGCTGGTCGCTCAAGCAAAGGAGCTCATTCAAAAAGGGGAATATGGACCTGTTCATTTTGTTCATGGAACTTACCTTCAAGACTGGCTTCTGTATGATACAGATTACAACTGGCGTTTAGATACGAAAAGAAACGGTAAGTCCCGTGCCATTGCTGACATCGGCTCACATTGGTGTGATACCGTTCAATATGTTCTTAATAAGAAAATTGTAGAAGTATTTGCTGATTTAAAGACTGTACATCCAATACGAAAACGACCGATTGGAGAAGTCGAAACATTTAAAAGCAAAGGCCAGGAAGCGTTTGAGGAAATACAGGTTGACAGTGAAGACTGCGGAAGTGTGATGGTTCATTTTGAAGACGGTACTCATGGTGTATTTGTCGTATCACAGGTGAACGCCGGCAGGAAAAATTGTCTCACGTTTGAAATTGCTGCAAAATCAGGTACTCTTTATTGGAATCAAGAGGAACCGAATAAATTGTGGATTGGCAGACGTGATGAGGCGAATATAGAGCTTGTACGTGATCCTTCATTATTATCAGCTTTCCCTGCTTCGCTCGCACACTACCCTGGCGGACATCAAGAAGGATGGCCAGACGGCTTAAAAAATCTATTCATTGATTTTTACCAAGCAGTAAAAACATCTCCGAACCCATCCTCAACATCGTTTGCCACGATTGAGGATGGTCACCACATTATGCAGTTGATTGAAGCAATTTTAAAAAGCAATGAGGAGAAAAGATGGGTGAAAGTACAAACAGGGCAGGAGGTATTTCAATGA
- a CDS encoding sugar phosphate isomerase/epimerase family protein: MKLGVFTVLYQNLAFEEMLDKICEMGIEAIELGTGNYPGNSHCNPDELLENPEKIKEFQRAIESRGLTISALSCHGNPLHPNKKFAAESHEVWRKTVLLAERLGVSVVNGFSGCPGDHPNAKYPNWVTCSWPPEYLEVLDWQWNEVVIPYWKEEAKFAELHGVNQIAFEMHPGFVVYNPETLLKLREHVGPSIGANFDPSHLVWQGIDPVEAIKKLGRENAIFHFHAKDTYLDKANIRVNGVLDTKHYSNILDRAWTFRSVGYGHDEKVWKDIVSALRAVGYDYVLSIEHEDMLASIDEGLSKAVSLLKEILFKETLTEMWWA, translated from the coding sequence ATGAAATTAGGTGTTTTTACAGTACTTTATCAAAATTTAGCTTTTGAAGAGATGCTTGATAAGATATGTGAAATGGGCATTGAAGCCATCGAGTTAGGTACTGGCAATTATCCGGGGAACAGTCATTGTAACCCGGATGAGCTGCTTGAAAATCCGGAAAAAATCAAGGAGTTCCAGCGTGCAATAGAAAGCAGAGGATTAACAATTAGTGCACTAAGCTGTCATGGAAATCCGCTTCATCCTAACAAAAAGTTTGCCGCTGAATCTCATGAAGTATGGAGAAAAACAGTGCTGTTGGCTGAACGTTTAGGCGTATCTGTTGTTAACGGTTTCTCCGGATGTCCTGGAGATCATCCAAATGCAAAATATCCGAATTGGGTGACATGTTCTTGGCCTCCTGAATATTTAGAAGTATTAGACTGGCAATGGAATGAAGTGGTGATCCCGTATTGGAAAGAAGAGGCGAAGTTTGCGGAATTACATGGAGTTAATCAAATTGCATTTGAAATGCATCCGGGGTTTGTCGTATATAATCCGGAGACTTTATTAAAATTAAGGGAACATGTAGGACCTAGTATTGGTGCCAACTTTGATCCGAGTCATTTAGTATGGCAGGGCATTGATCCGGTAGAAGCCATTAAAAAACTGGGGCGTGAAAATGCCATCTTCCATTTCCATGCGAAAGATACGTATTTGGATAAAGCGAATATTCGTGTGAATGGTGTATTAGATACAAAACATTACAGTAACATTTTAGATCGTGCCTGGACATTCAGATCAGTAGGCTATGGTCATGATGAAAAAGTTTGGAAAGATATTGTTAGTGCTCTACGTGCAGTAGGATATGATTATGTTCTTTCCATCGAACACGAAGACATGCTTGCGTCCATTGATGAAGGATTAAGTAAAGCAGTAAGCTTATTAAAAGAAATTCTTTTCAAAGAAACATTAACGGAAATGTGGTGGGCTTAA